The following is a genomic window from Terriglobales bacterium.
GCCGCTTCCAGCCCCTTTTTCCAATAGAGAAAGCCGCCGACGACGCCGAAGATCGCGTTGGCGAAGATCACATAAGTGACGAGAGGCACACTGGCAACGCCGCTCAGTGCGATGGCGATAGGAAGGTGACCGGCGCCGAAGACCAAGGCGGAAAGAGCGATGGCGAGCCACACCAGAGCCGGACGCGGCGCCCCCTTTCCCTTCTGCAGGACCTTCCACGGCGCCCACACCAGGAACGTCATGAAGCCCCAGCGCAAGAGCAATTCCTCGGTGACTCCTCCGTAGAGCAGGCGTGTCACCGGCGGCAGCAAGGCACTGAATCCGGTCGCCTTCTGCACGAAGGCAGGAGTCAGCAACGGCTTCCACAGCAGCCAGCAGGCGATGATCGCCGGGGCTGCGATGGCCGCGCCCAGGACGCCAGGCAGGAGTTGAGGCCGGAGCGCGGGCAGCGCCGGGCGCCTCTCGGCGAGCGCCTGCGCGGCCGGCGCCGATAGCCCTACCTTGGGAGCCAGCGCCGCGCCGACCAGGACCGCAACTGCGACCAGTACCCCACCTTGCAGGACACTGAGGAGACGCACGACGGCCATGGGAAAGGGCAGGGGCTGGTC
Proteins encoded in this region:
- a CDS encoding CPBP family intramembrane glutamic endopeptidase, with the translated sequence MFLILWLAGFAGVLSFQLVDLTALIANIPGAQDQPLPFPMAVVRLLSVLQGGVLVAVAVLVGAALAPKVGLSAPAAQALAERRPALPALRPQLLPGVLGAAIAAPAIIACWLLWKPLLTPAFVQKATGFSALLPPVTRLLYGGVTEELLLRWGFMTFLVWAPWKVLQKGKGAPRPALVWLAIALSALVFGAGHLPIAIALSGVASVPLVTYVIFANAIFGVVGGFLYWKKGLEAAIVAHALTHVAFLLSGMI